A window from Pseudomonas sp. MRSN 12121 encodes these proteins:
- a CDS encoding beta-galactosidase yields the protein MIRRSLPTVLALLFATPLLAAPGQQTLFNFVRPADVVQVATQDASLPQSNAEQTAEGEVLRRVTFNPVAQPSLRLTPQTGAWDWSQSGVMSLRLQSAMDWALTLYVKIQSNDGKTLVSRVDLPAGPAQTLLVPLVASSPLSQGMKAGPPMPMTFEGQRVLLASSEGELDRSQVVSVTLSMDRPKVAQSILLERFGVQDGEAVFKAAYGGLVDVYGQSTRARWPERIASDEQLKAAAAKEQQQLKSWLAERERTSLDTFGGLDKGPVFKASGFFRTEKRDGRWYLVTPQGHPFYSLGVNAVTADDSQTYVAGREWMFTALPNADEPLASHYGEGDNRGGNGADQGRAYNSGRWYDFYGANLQRTYGVPCAPASVADASGTEAKPGPGGESATPPCSAAAQAQQRWASHTLDRLQAWGFNTIGNWSAPALGLNDRVPYTLPLSIVGDYASISTGTDWWGGMPDPFDPRFAMATERAVAIAARDHRDDPWLIGYFADNELAWAGPGDDPKARYALAYGTLRMTTDVPAKRAFLKQLRDKYRNQEGLSKAWGIHLSAWELMEDPGFEPPLPNPEHPEIEADFQYFQKVFADTYFKTISDSLKWHAPNHLLLGGRFAISTPEAVASCAQYCDVLSFNMYTLKPQDGYDFARLSALDKPVLITEFNFGSRDRGPFWGGVTELAREEERGPAYAQFLKQALSEPSIVGVHWFQYLDQPVTGRLLDGENGHFGLVGITDVPFQGFVDSVRKSNLQALDQLAKEAGKAKAEADQAAAHGADGGKPGHAGKGAGQGSGHAGGHAGNGH from the coding sequence ATGATTCGCCGTTCGTTACCCACTGTCCTTGCTCTGTTGTTCGCCACGCCGCTGCTCGCCGCGCCCGGGCAACAGACGCTGTTCAACTTTGTCCGGCCTGCCGATGTGGTGCAGGTCGCGACACAGGATGCCAGCCTGCCGCAGTCCAATGCGGAGCAGACAGCCGAAGGCGAAGTGCTGCGCCGGGTCACCTTCAACCCCGTGGCGCAGCCCAGCCTGCGCCTGACCCCGCAGACCGGGGCCTGGGACTGGTCGCAATCCGGGGTCATGAGCCTGCGCCTGCAGAGCGCAATGGACTGGGCCCTGACCCTTTACGTGAAGATCCAGAGCAATGACGGCAAGACCCTGGTCAGCCGGGTCGACTTGCCGGCCGGCCCGGCGCAGACCTTGCTGGTGCCACTGGTCGCCAGTTCGCCCTTGAGCCAGGGCATGAAGGCCGGTCCGCCGATGCCGATGACGTTCGAAGGCCAGCGGGTGCTGCTGGCCAGCAGCGAAGGCGAGCTGGACCGCAGCCAGGTGGTGTCGGTGACCCTGTCGATGGACCGGCCGAAAGTCGCCCAGAGCATCCTGCTCGAACGCTTCGGCGTGCAGGACGGCGAGGCGGTGTTCAAGGCGGCCTATGGCGGGCTGGTGGATGTCTACGGCCAGTCGACCCGGGCCCGCTGGCCGGAAAGGATCGCCAGTGACGAGCAGCTCAAGGCTGCGGCGGCCAAGGAACAGCAGCAACTGAAAAGCTGGCTGGCCGAACGCGAGCGCACGTCCCTGGATACCTTCGGTGGCCTGGACAAGGGGCCGGTCTTCAAGGCCAGCGGCTTCTTCCGCACCGAGAAGCGCGACGGTCGTTGGTACCTGGTGACGCCGCAGGGGCATCCGTTCTACTCCCTGGGGGTCAATGCGGTGACGGCGGATGACAGCCAGACCTATGTCGCCGGTCGTGAATGGATGTTCACTGCGCTGCCCAACGCCGACGAGCCGCTGGCCAGCCATTACGGCGAAGGCGACAACCGCGGCGGCAACGGCGCCGACCAGGGCCGGGCTTACAACTCGGGGCGCTGGTACGACTTCTATGGCGCCAACCTGCAGCGTACCTATGGCGTGCCTTGCGCGCCGGCCAGCGTCGCGGATGCCAGCGGCACCGAGGCCAAGCCAGGGCCGGGCGGCGAATCGGCAACGCCGCCTTGTTCCGCCGCGGCCCAGGCGCAGCAGCGCTGGGCCAGCCATACCCTGGATCGCCTGCAAGCCTGGGGGTTCAACACCATCGGCAACTGGAGCGCGCCGGCCCTGGGGCTGAACGACCGTGTGCCTTACACCTTGCCGCTGTCGATCGTCGGCGATTACGCCAGCATCAGCACCGGCACCGACTGGTGGGGTGGCATGCCCGACCCGTTCGACCCGCGTTTCGCCATGGCCACCGAGCGCGCCGTGGCCATCGCCGCCCGCGACCACCGTGACGATCCCTGGCTGATCGGTTACTTCGCCGACAACGAGCTGGCCTGGGCCGGCCCTGGCGACGACCCCAAGGCCCGTTATGCCCTGGCCTACGGCACCTTGCGCATGACCACCGATGTCCCGGCCAAACGGGCGTTCCTCAAGCAATTGCGCGACAAGTATCGCAACCAGGAGGGCCTGTCGAAGGCCTGGGGCATCCACCTGAGCGCCTGGGAACTGATGGAAGACCCGGGGTTCGAGCCGCCGTTGCCCAACCCGGAACATCCGGAGATCGAGGCCGACTTCCAATATTTCCAGAAGGTCTTTGCCGACACCTACTTCAAGACCATTTCCGACTCGCTGAAATGGCACGCGCCGAACCACCTGCTGCTGGGCGGACGCTTCGCCATCAGCACCCCCGAGGCCGTGGCGTCCTGCGCCCAGTACTGCGATGTGCTGAGCTTCAACATGTACACCCTCAAGCCGCAGGACGGTTACGACTTCGCCCGGCTGAGCGCGTTGGATAAACCGGTGCTGATCACTGAATTCAACTTCGGCTCCCGGGATCGAGGCCCGTTCTGGGGCGGCGTGACCGAGCTGGCGCGGGAGGAGGAGCGTGGCCCGGCCTATGCCCAGTTCCTCAAGCAGGCGTTGAGCGAGCCGTCGATCGTCGGGGTGCACTGGTTCCAGTACCTCGATCAGCCGGTCACCGGGCGGCTGCTGGATGGCGAGAACGGCCATTTCGGCCTGGTGGGTATCACCGATGTGCCGTTCCAGGGATTTGTCGACAGCGTGCGCAAGAGCAACCTGCAGGCCCTCGACCAGTTGGCCAAGGAGGCCGGCAAAGCCAAGGCCGAAGCCGACCAGGCCGCCGCCCATGGCGCCGACGGCGGCAAGCCGGGCCACGCTGGAAAGGGCGCAGGGCAGGGCAGCGGCCATGCGGGTGGGCACGCGGGCAATGGCCATTAA
- a CDS encoding EstA family serine hydrolase has translation MQIQGHYELKFEAVREAFAALFEDPQERGAALCIQVGGETVIDLWAGTADKDGSEAWHSDTIANLFSCTKTFTAVTALQLVAEGKLQLDAPVARYWPEFAAAGKERITLRQLLCHQAGLPALRELLAPEALYDWQTMVDALAAEAPWWTPGEGHGYAAITYGWLVGELLRRADGRGPGESIVARVARPLGLDFHVGLADEEFYRVAHIARGKGNVGDAAAQRLLQVTMREPTAMTTRAFTNPPSIMTSTNKPEWRRMQQPAANGHGNARSLAGFYSGLLDGSLLEADMLQELTREHSVGMDKTLLTQTRFGLGCMLDQPQVANATFGLGARAFGHPGAGGSIGFADPEYDVAFGFVTNTLGPYVLMDPRAQKLVRVLSDCL, from the coding sequence GTGCAGATTCAGGGTCATTACGAACTTAAGTTCGAGGCGGTGCGCGAAGCCTTTGCGGCCCTCTTCGAGGATCCCCAGGAGCGCGGCGCGGCGCTGTGCATTCAGGTCGGTGGGGAAACCGTGATCGACCTGTGGGCCGGGACCGCCGACAAGGACGGCAGCGAAGCCTGGCACAGCGACACCATCGCCAACCTGTTTTCCTGCACCAAGACCTTCACTGCGGTCACGGCCTTGCAACTGGTGGCCGAGGGCAAGCTGCAACTGGACGCGCCGGTGGCCAGGTATTGGCCCGAATTCGCCGCGGCGGGCAAGGAAAGGATCACATTGCGCCAGTTGCTCTGCCATCAGGCCGGGCTGCCGGCCTTGCGCGAGCTGCTGGCGCCGGAAGCCCTCTACGATTGGCAGACCATGGTCGATGCCCTGGCGGCGGAAGCCCCTTGGTGGACGCCGGGCGAGGGCCATGGTTATGCCGCCATCACCTATGGCTGGCTGGTGGGTGAGTTGCTGCGTCGGGCCGACGGGCGTGGGCCTGGAGAATCCATCGTGGCGCGGGTCGCCAGGCCGTTGGGGCTGGACTTCCATGTCGGCCTGGCCGACGAGGAGTTCTACCGCGTGGCGCATATCGCCCGGGGCAAGGGCAATGTCGGCGATGCCGCCGCCCAGCGCCTGCTGCAGGTGACCATGCGCGAACCCACCGCGATGACCACTCGCGCCTTCACCAACCCGCCGTCGATCATGACCAGTACCAACAAGCCGGAGTGGCGGCGCATGCAACAGCCAGCGGCCAATGGCCATGGCAATGCCCGCAGCCTGGCCGGGTTCTACAGTGGCCTGCTCGATGGCAGCCTGCTGGAAGCGGACATGCTGCAAGAGTTGACCCGCGAACACAGCGTCGGCATGGACAAGACCCTGTTGACCCAGACCCGTTTCGGCCTGGGTTGCATGCTCGACCAGCCGCAGGTGGCCAACGCGACCTTCGGTCTCGGCGCCCGGGCTTTCGGGCATCCGGGGGCAGGCGGCTCCATCGGCTTTGCCGATCCCGAGTACGACGTGGCGTTCGGTTTCGTCACCAATACCCTCGGTCCTTATGTGCTGATGGATCCCCGAGCGCAGAAGCTGGTGAGGGTTTTGTCGGATTGTCTGTAA
- a CDS encoding OmpA family protein — MSSNKSLALALCLTVTGCAQTPQNDADGGHWWSFGSDKTTAKEAVQPVEKAAASEASAAKTAVASSAKAATAPAAAKVDAAAASAAAAPAAKAEEAGKWWWPFASTDSAKDAAKEPVADAKAQAATAAPKVAKADTGNWWWPFNQTPKAPTKEDVKDIPMPDPKITQAWLDDYEPRLREAIKDSSLQLERRENTLVVIAPVDGSFNPDRPAMLLPVTLNPFTRVAKTVGTDPKTSVLVLGHADTTGAAADNQKLSRDRAQSVAAIFSLTGLKRDRLMLRGMGSVMPRAANDSAAGRALNRRVEIVVTQRSTMLALLSKYNQPTPSQVELVAVQDVKPAAPAASAKKATAAKKAAPAKKAPAKKPVAKKAPAKKTTTAKASTKVAADQAKN, encoded by the coding sequence ATGTCGTCGAACAAGTCCTTAGCCTTGGCACTTTGCCTCACCGTTACCGGTTGTGCACAAACCCCACAAAATGACGCAGATGGTGGCCACTGGTGGTCTTTCGGTTCCGATAAGACCACCGCCAAGGAAGCCGTGCAGCCGGTAGAAAAAGCGGCTGCCAGCGAAGCTTCCGCTGCCAAGACCGCCGTAGCGTCGTCCGCCAAGGCCGCGACCGCTCCTGCGGCGGCCAAGGTCGACGCGGCAGCCGCCAGCGCTGCTGCCGCACCGGCCGCCAAGGCCGAGGAAGCCGGTAAGTGGTGGTGGCCGTTCGCTTCCACCGACTCGGCCAAAGACGCAGCCAAGGAGCCGGTAGCCGACGCCAAGGCCCAGGCCGCGACCGCGGCGCCTAAAGTGGCCAAGGCCGATACTGGCAACTGGTGGTGGCCTTTCAACCAGACGCCCAAGGCGCCGACCAAGGAAGACGTGAAAGACATTCCGATGCCGGACCCGAAAATCACCCAGGCCTGGCTGGACGACTACGAGCCGCGCCTGCGTGAAGCCATCAAGGACAGCAGCCTGCAACTGGAGCGCCGCGAGAACACCCTGGTGGTGATTGCGCCGGTCGACGGCTCGTTCAACCCGGATCGTCCGGCCATGCTGCTACCGGTGACCCTGAATCCGTTCACCCGCGTGGCGAAGACCGTGGGCACCGATCCCAAGACCTCCGTACTGGTATTGGGCCATGCCGACACCACCGGCGCTGCCGCCGACAACCAGAAGCTGAGCCGCGACCGTGCGCAGTCCGTTGCCGCGATTTTCAGCCTCACCGGCCTGAAGCGCGATCGCCTGATGCTGCGCGGCATGGGTTCGGTCATGCCTCGCGCGGCCAACGACAGCGCTGCAGGTCGCGCGCTGAACCGTCGGGTGGAAATCGTCGTGACCCAGCGCAGCACCATGCTGGCCCTGCTGAGCAAGTACAACCAGCCGACCCCGTCCCAAGTTGAACTGGTTGCCGTGCAGGACGTGAAGCCGGCTGCTCCGGCCGCTTCCGCCAAGAAGGCTACCGCGGCGAAGAAAGCCGCTCCGGCGAAAAAAGCCCCGGCCAAGAAGCCGGTGGCCAAGAAAGCCCCCGCCAAGAAGACCACCACTGCCAAGGCTTCGACCAAGGTAGCGGCCGACCAGGCGAAGAACTGA
- the pdxH gene encoding pyridoxamine 5'-phosphate oxidase, which produces MTQGLADMRRDYTRDGLTEAQAPVEPFALFHQWFAEAVKTEQPPVEANAMTLATVDEEGRPHCRILLLKGLDAQGFTFFTNYDSAKGQQLATRPFAAMTFFWPALERQVRIEGKVVKVSAQESDAYFQVRPLGSRLGAWASPQSRVIADRAELEALLKNTEARFSDTQPHCPEHWGGYRLLPERIEFWQGRASRLHDRLNYRLQGADWVRERLAP; this is translated from the coding sequence ATGACCCAGGGGCTGGCGGATATGCGCCGCGACTACACCCGTGATGGATTGACCGAAGCCCAGGCGCCGGTCGAGCCCTTCGCATTGTTTCACCAGTGGTTCGCCGAAGCGGTGAAGACCGAGCAGCCACCGGTGGAGGCCAACGCCATGACCCTGGCGACCGTTGACGAAGAGGGGCGCCCCCATTGCCGGATCCTGCTGCTCAAGGGGCTGGATGCGCAGGGGTTCACCTTCTTCACCAACTACGACAGCGCCAAGGGGCAGCAACTGGCCACCCGGCCTTTTGCCGCCATGACCTTCTTCTGGCCGGCCCTGGAGCGTCAGGTACGGATCGAAGGCAAGGTGGTCAAGGTCAGTGCCCAGGAGTCCGACGCCTACTTCCAGGTTCGCCCGCTGGGCAGCCGCCTGGGGGCCTGGGCCTCGCCGCAGAGCCGGGTGATCGCCGATCGCGCGGAACTGGAGGCCTTGCTCAAGAACACCGAGGCGCGGTTCAGCGACACCCAGCCCCATTGCCCTGAACACTGGGGCGGCTATCGCCTGCTGCCCGAGCGCATCGAGTTCTGGCAGGGCCGCGCCAGCCGCCTGCACGATCGCTTGAACTACCGTTTGCAGGGGGCCGACTGGGTGCGTGAGCGCCTGGCGCCCTGA
- a CDS encoding glycine zipper 2TM domain-containing protein, with translation MRKSVLLVASFSTMAMLLTGCQSNLSGDSYSRDEARRVQTVRMGTIESLRPVKIEGTKTPIGGLAGAAVGGVGGSAIGGGKGSIVAAVIGAVAGGLIGSATEEGLTRTQGVEITVREDDGSMRAYVQQVQENEVFRVGERVRIMSVNGTSRVAH, from the coding sequence ATGCGTAAGTCTGTTTTGCTGGTTGCTTCCTTTTCCACGATGGCCATGTTGCTCACCGGTTGCCAATCCAACCTGTCCGGTGACTCTTACTCCCGTGACGAGGCGCGTCGCGTACAGACCGTTCGCATGGGCACCATCGAATCCCTGCGTCCGGTGAAAATCGAAGGCACCAAGACCCCGATCGGCGGCCTCGCCGGTGCAGCGGTCGGCGGCGTTGGCGGCAGCGCCATCGGCGGCGGCAAAGGCAGCATCGTGGCAGCGGTCATCGGTGCCGTGGCAGGTGGCCTGATCGGCTCTGCCACCGAGGAAGGCTTGACCCGTACCCAGGGCGTGGAAATCACCGTGCGCGAAGACGACGGCAGCATGCGTGCCTATGTGCAGCAGGTTCAGGAAAACGAAGTGTTCCGTGTTGGCGAGCGTGTGCGCATCATGAGCGTCAACGGCACCAGCCGCGTTGCTCACTAA
- the nhaA gene encoding Na+/H+ antiporter NhaA, with the protein MPLRSTFTRFFQLEAASGLLLIAAAVLALIINNSPLSWLYSGLLDTPVVAQVGALKIAKPLLLWINDGLMAMFFLLIGLEVKREVLDGHLSKPSQIVLPGAAAIGGMVVPALIYWFLNKDNPPALSGWAIPMATDIAFALGVLALLGKRVPVSLKLFLMTLAIIDDLGAIIVIAIFYSGALSTLSLLLAAACLVALVAMNRLGVVKLGPYMIVGLILWVCVLKSGVHATLAGVTLAFCIPLRTKNAEPSPLLNLEHALHPWVAYGILPLFAFANAGLSLQGITVESFTHYVPMGIAIGLLLGKTVGVFGLTWLAVKTGLAALPGGANWGQVLGVAILCGIGFTMSLFVGSLAFVPGSSEYAGMDRMGILTGSLFAALIGYAVTAAASRKNPQLPA; encoded by the coding sequence TTGCCTCTGCGTAGCACTTTCACGCGTTTCTTTCAGTTGGAAGCTGCCAGCGGTCTGCTATTGATTGCCGCTGCCGTGCTTGCCCTGATCATCAACAACTCCCCGCTGTCGTGGCTCTACAGCGGCCTGCTGGACACCCCCGTGGTCGCCCAGGTCGGCGCCCTGAAAATCGCCAAGCCCCTGCTGCTGTGGATCAACGACGGCCTGATGGCGATGTTCTTCCTGCTGATCGGCCTGGAGGTCAAGCGCGAAGTCCTCGACGGCCACCTGTCCAAGCCTTCGCAGATCGTCCTGCCCGGTGCCGCCGCCATCGGCGGCATGGTGGTGCCCGCGCTGATCTACTGGTTCCTCAACAAGGACAACCCGCCAGCGCTCAGCGGCTGGGCCATTCCCATGGCCACCGACATCGCCTTCGCCCTCGGCGTACTGGCGTTGCTGGGCAAGCGGGTGCCCGTGTCGCTGAAGCTGTTCCTGATGACGCTGGCGATCATCGATGACCTGGGGGCCATCATCGTCATCGCGATCTTCTACTCCGGCGCCCTGTCGACCCTGTCGCTGCTGCTCGCCGCGGCCTGCCTGGTGGCGCTGGTGGCGATGAACCGGCTGGGGGTAGTGAAGCTCGGCCCGTACATGATCGTTGGCCTGATTCTCTGGGTGTGCGTGCTCAAGAGCGGGGTCCACGCGACCCTGGCCGGCGTCACCCTGGCGTTCTGCATTCCCCTGCGTACGAAAAACGCCGAACCTTCGCCCCTGCTGAACCTGGAGCATGCGCTGCACCCCTGGGTCGCCTACGGCATCCTGCCGTTGTTCGCCTTCGCCAACGCCGGCCTGTCGCTGCAAGGCATCACCGTGGAAAGCTTCACCCATTACGTGCCCATGGGGATCGCCATCGGCCTGCTGCTGGGCAAGACCGTCGGCGTGTTCGGCCTGACCTGGCTGGCGGTGAAAACGGGCCTGGCGGCGCTTCCTGGCGGCGCCAACTGGGGCCAGGTGCTGGGGGTGGCGATTCTCTGCGGCATCGGCTTCACCATGAGCCTGTTTGTAGGCTCTCTGGCCTTCGTCCCCGGTAGCAGCGAATACGCCGGCATGGACCGCATGGGCATCCTCACCGGCTCGCTGTTCGCCGCCCTGATCGGCTACGCCGTCACCGCCGCGGCCAGTCGCAAGAACCCGCAGCTGCCGGCCTGA